A genomic window from Maridesulfovibrio sp. includes:
- a CDS encoding methyl-accepting chemotaxis protein: MNITSAILPLSFISILLFVFCYFLLLKKIISPIAEITNTITTVAEDDYKIISEKEFGNTVKGCALTLGALLTAARDKIYWYESLLDSIPWPISVTDMDMNWTFVNKPAMELTGATREEVLGKQCSNWGADICNTERCGIACLRRGQNTSYFTQPGLERDFQVDTAYLTDKSGQQIGHIEVVQDITEMNKVKLKAEQALQEGRLLAADQLDSIVQNLSASTEQLYRQVEEANFGAQTQSERIAETATAMDEMNATVLEVAKNASDAASNAEETRTKAREGADIVNNVAGAIADIEQRVQDMQQDVNGLGQQAEEIGQIMNVITDIADQTNLLALNAAIEAARAGEAGRGFAVVADEVRKLAEKTMSATEEVGNAITSIQNGTRNNISNIEQVVGVVTQGATLAQDSGHALESIVSLAEGTSLQVSAIATASNEQSAANDEIARHTEEINRISGETSASMAQATTDLSQFVQNVEKLQQVIEDLRKV; the protein is encoded by the coding sequence ATGAATATAACTAGTGCGATATTGCCCTTAAGTTTCATTTCAATACTTCTATTTGTATTTTGTTACTTTTTATTATTAAAAAAAATCATTTCTCCAATAGCAGAAATTACAAACACCATAACTACTGTTGCTGAAGATGATTATAAAATCATTAGTGAAAAGGAATTTGGTAATACAGTAAAAGGATGTGCTCTTACTCTGGGTGCTCTTTTAACAGCGGCCAGAGATAAAATTTATTGGTACGAAAGTTTGCTTGATTCCATCCCATGGCCTATTTCCGTAACGGATATGGACATGAACTGGACCTTTGTTAACAAACCGGCCATGGAATTGACAGGGGCAACCCGGGAAGAAGTGCTCGGAAAACAATGCAGTAACTGGGGGGCAGACATTTGTAATACAGAACGTTGCGGCATTGCCTGCCTCAGGCGGGGGCAAAACACTTCCTACTTTACGCAGCCCGGACTGGAAAGAGATTTTCAGGTCGACACCGCCTATCTGACTGACAAATCAGGTCAGCAAATCGGGCATATAGAAGTGGTTCAGGACATTACTGAAATGAACAAGGTAAAGCTGAAAGCGGAACAGGCTCTTCAGGAAGGAAGGCTTCTGGCTGCGGATCAGCTTGATTCGATAGTGCAAAATCTCAGCGCTTCCACGGAACAATTGTACCGTCAGGTCGAAGAAGCCAACTTTGGAGCGCAGACGCAAAGCGAACGCATAGCAGAAACGGCAACGGCCATGGATGAAATGAACGCGACCGTATTGGAAGTGGCCAAAAACGCTTCCGACGCGGCCTCCAACGCCGAAGAAACACGTACCAAGGCCCGGGAGGGTGCTGACATAGTCAATAATGTTGCCGGAGCTATCGCGGATATCGAGCAGCGCGTGCAGGACATGCAGCAGGACGTGAACGGTCTGGGACAGCAAGCCGAAGAGATCGGACAGATAATGAATGTGATTACGGATATTGCCGACCAGACAAACCTGCTGGCGTTGAATGCCGCCATCGAGGCCGCGCGGGCTGGCGAAGCAGGCCGGGGATTTGCTGTGGTTGCTGATGAAGTACGCAAGCTGGCGGAAAAAACCATGTCTGCGACAGAAGAGGTGGGCAATGCCATTACCTCTATCCAAAACGGAACGAGAAATAATATCAGCAATATAGAGCAGGTTGTCGGGGTAGTGACTCAGGGGGCCACTTTGGCTCAGGACTCCGGCCATGCCCTGGAAAGCATTGTTTCGCTCGCTGAAGGAACTTCGTTGCAGGTCAGCGCCATTGCGACTGCGTCGAATGAGCAATCAGCGGCTAACGACGAAATAGCCAGACATACTGAAGAGATCAACAGGATCTCCGGCGAGACCAGCGCCTCCATGGCTCAGGCAACCACGGACCTGTCGCAG